The proteins below are encoded in one region of Pectinophora gossypiella chromosome 26, ilPecGoss1.1, whole genome shotgun sequence:
- the LOC126378493 gene encoding proteasome subunit beta type-4: MAFMGDITGPSPLWGHGPAPGSFYNFPGNAASAAPTRACVRDFRAHSAQPITTTTTVIGVKFDKGCVLAADTLGSYGSLARFRDCPRIMKVNDNILLGSGGDYADFQYLKDIIEQKIIDEQCIGDGLQLKPRSLHCWLTRVLYNKRSKMDPLWNNYIVAGIQDGEPFMGTVDKLGTAYEDSVIATGLGAYMATPLLRDSMEKGPLDEEAAKNLVRKCMEVLFYRDARAFQRYQIGVVTATGVEVSAPVELKPDWSVAHMIQMK; this comes from the exons ATGGCTTTTATGGGTGATATAACGGGACCGTCGCCGCTTTGGGGACATGGGCCCGCTCCGGGTTCGTTCTACAACTTCCCTGGAAACGCTGCGAGTGCAGCTCCAACACGCGCCTGTGTCCGAGATTTCAGGGCTCA CTCAGCACAGCCAATTACAACCACAACAACAGTGATTGGAGTGAAGTTCGACAAAGGATGCGTGCTCGCAGCTGATACACTAGGCTCATACGGCTCCCTGGCCCGCTTCCGTGACTGTCCGCGCATCATGAAGGTCAACGACAACATCCTGCTGGGGTCTGGTGGGGATTACGCTGACTTCCAGTACTTGAAGGATATTATTGAGCAGAAAAT TATTGATGAGCAATGCATCGGTGATGGTCTGCAACTGAAGCCGCGCTCGCTGCACTGCTGGCTGACCCGTGTGCTCTACAACAAACGCAGTAAGATGGACCCCTTGTGGAACAACTACATCGTTGCTGGTATTCAg GATGGAGAGCCGTTCATGGGCACAGTAGACAAACTGGGCACAGCATATGAAGACTCTGTGATAGCTACTGGTCTTGGAGCATACATGGCCACACCCCTGCTGCGTGATTCTATGGAGAAGGGACCACTTGACGAGGAGGCGGCTAA GAATTTAGTCCGCAAATGCATGGAGGTGTTGTTCTATCGTGATGCGCGTGCGTTCCAGCGGTACCAGATAGGCGTGGTGACCGCGACCGGCGTGGAGGTCTCCGCCCCCGTCGAACTGAAGCCCGACTGGTCCGTCGCGCACATGATACAAATGAAGTGA
- the LOC126378502 gene encoding androgen-dependent TFPI-regulating protein-like, which produces MSSKLIYLRILGYLVTIIMHVTNIVSMSLILHTKEARELFKDPTIKFFNANQARYFTCWTFFLQIVYAIAGLWCDCLALKNADNKGYKLPKYLKGFRDTLFAGVQWPSTLLVASVFWTLFTLDRNLMFPAILDQVLTRTSNHIIHTAIIPVVLWEIVFQPRCAPASHFRNLAHLTFHSLLYFSVLFYTYYVDGTWIYPVFKRIEGTIYLPLFIILLYVLLLFYYFIQWPITRFIHGNLEKSKRKIR; this is translated from the exons ATGTCGTCAAAGCTCATCTACCTCCGTATCCTCGGTTACTTGGTGACCATCATCATGCATGTCACCAACATTGTGTCCATGTCTCTGATACTCCATACTAAGGAGGCGAGAGAGCTGTTCAAAGACCCTACCATTAAGTTCTTCAACGCTAACCAAGCGAGATACTTCACTTGTTGGACTTTT TTCCTACAAATAGTATATGCCATCGCAGGTCTATGGTGCGACTGTCTCGCTCTAAAGAATGCAGATAATAAGGGATACAAACTCCCCAAATACCTGAAAGGGTTCAGAGATACTCTGTTCGCTGGGGTTCAGTGGCCTTCCACTTTG cTTGTGGCAAGTGTATTTTGGACCTTATTCACCCTGGATAGGAACCTGATGTTCCCTGCGATCCTGGACCAGGTCCTCACCAGGACCTCGAACCACATCATCCACACCGCTATCATTCCTGTTGTTCTTTGGGAGATCGTCTTTCAACCGAGGTGTGCGCCTGCGTCACATTTTAGGAACTTAGCGCATCTTACATTCCATAGTCTGCTGTATTTCAGtgt attatTCTACACATACTACGTAGATGGAACATGGATATATCCAGTGTTTAAACGTATTGAAGGAACTATATATTTaccactatttattattttactgtatgttctattattgttttactattttatACAATGGCCTATAACTAGGTTTATACATGGCAACTtggaaaaaagtaaaagaaaaattcGATGA
- the LOC126378546 gene encoding 60S ribosomal protein L23 produces MSKRGRGGSAGAKFRISLGLPVGAVINCADNTGAKNLYVIAVQGIKGRLNRLPAAGSGDMIVATVKKGKPELRKKVMPAVVIRQRKPFRRRDGVFIYFEDNAGVIVNNKGEMKGSAITGPVAKECADLWPRIASNASSIA; encoded by the exons ATGTCTAAGAGAG GACGTGGTGGTTCTGCGGGAGCCAAGTTCCGCATCTCCCTGGGTCTCCCAGTGGGGGCTGTTATCAACTGCGCAGACAATACAG GAGCAAAGAATCTGTATGTGATCGCCGTGCAAGGTATCAAGGGTCGTCTGAACAGACTGCCGGCTGCTGGTTCCGGTGACATGATTGTCGCTACCGTCAAGAAGGGTAAACCAGAACTCAGGAAAAAG GTAATGCCTGCAGTGGTGATCAGGCAGCGGAAACCATTCAGAAGGAGGGATGGTGTATTCATATACTTTGAGGACAATGCGGGCGTCATAGTTAACAACAAGGGCGAGATGAAGGGATCAGCCATCACGGGGCCCGTCGCTAAGGAGTGCGCAGACCTCTGGCCGCGTATCGCTTCCAACGCGAGTTCCATAGCTTGA